The following proteins are encoded in a genomic region of Bradyrhizobium sp. SK17:
- a CDS encoding MFS transporter translates to MVPDRPDPGQPRAPSRESQRGLDWFIFFLADVQTGFGPFIAVYLTTQKWTQVEIGFVLSIGGIIGLIGQMPGGAIVDAARSERVVAGCAVAAIGSAALAYALWPIFPVVTLAATLHALASCVLGPAIAAISLGLVGPLAIGERLGRNARFASLGSGSAAALMGACGYFLSSRSVFLVTFLLAIPTLLALARIREREIDIAQAHGAVKREVPDKKATSVLGLVRQRSLLIFAGAMMLFQLANAAMLPLMAGVVTTRSSQWAPVLIAACIIVPQAIVALCSPSVGRKAQAWGRRPLLLIAFASLVIRGLLFATVRDPYLLVVVQVFDGITAAIFSVMVPLIVADVAFGSGHFNLAQGIVGTAVGIGASLSTVLAGFVSDRLGSGTAFMGLAGVAALGLFMIWLVMPETRRTA, encoded by the coding sequence CGCGCCATCGCGCGAAAGCCAGCGCGGGCTCGACTGGTTCATCTTCTTCCTGGCCGACGTGCAGACCGGGTTCGGCCCGTTCATCGCGGTCTATCTGACGACGCAGAAATGGACCCAGGTCGAGATCGGCTTCGTGCTCTCGATCGGCGGTATCATCGGTCTGATCGGTCAGATGCCGGGCGGCGCGATCGTCGATGCGGCGCGCTCGGAACGGGTGGTCGCGGGCTGCGCGGTCGCCGCGATCGGATCGGCCGCGCTGGCCTATGCGCTGTGGCCGATCTTTCCCGTGGTGACGCTCGCCGCGACGCTGCACGCGCTTGCGAGCTGCGTGCTGGGACCGGCGATCGCCGCGATCAGCCTCGGTTTGGTCGGGCCGCTTGCGATCGGCGAGCGGCTCGGCCGCAACGCGCGCTTCGCCTCGCTCGGCAGCGGCTCGGCCGCGGCGCTGATGGGCGCGTGCGGCTATTTCCTCTCCAGCCGTTCGGTGTTCCTCGTCACCTTCCTGTTGGCGATCCCGACGCTGCTGGCGCTCGCGCGGATCCGCGAGCGCGAGATCGATATCGCGCAGGCCCATGGCGCGGTGAAGCGCGAGGTGCCGGACAAGAAGGCGACAAGCGTGCTCGGCCTGGTCCGGCAGCGCTCGCTGCTGATCTTCGCCGGCGCGATGATGCTGTTCCAGCTCGCCAACGCCGCGATGCTGCCGTTGATGGCGGGCGTGGTGACGACGCGGTCGAGCCAATGGGCGCCGGTCCTGATCGCCGCCTGCATTATCGTGCCGCAGGCGATCGTTGCGCTGTGTTCCCCGTCGGTCGGCCGCAAGGCGCAGGCCTGGGGCCGCCGGCCGCTGCTCCTGATCGCATTCGCCTCGCTGGTGATCCGCGGTCTGTTGTTCGCGACGGTGCGCGATCCCTATCTGCTCGTCGTGGTGCAGGTCTTCGACGGCATCACCGCGGCGATCTTCAGCGTGATGGTGCCGCTGATCGTGGCTGACGTTGCGTTCGGTAGCGGCCATTTCAACCTGGCGCAGGGCATCGTCGGCACCGCGGTCGGCATCGGCGCATCGCTCAGCACGGTGCTGGCCGGCTTTGTCAGCGACAGGCTCGGCAGCGGCACCGCTTTCATGGGCCTGGCCGGGGTCGCTGCGCTCGGGCTATTCATGATCTGGCTGGTGATGCCGGAGACGCGGCGGACGGCATGA
- a CDS encoding L,D-transpeptidase, with product MINRTTTAQATGAMRRWGNPAFVTFAAMVTFASLTGGAAAKQQRPAATVEATAPRAAGEPIMAIVSIKSQKVTFYDADGWIYRAPVSSGVKGRETPAGVFALVEKDKDHHSTMYDDAWMPNMQRITWNGIALHGGPLPGYAASHGCVRMPYDFAEKLFDKTQIGMRVIIAPNDAAPVDFTHPALFVPNAQAIAAAPARAETLTREAADAAKAADEAKKASVAATKEAALFTPASLRKLEKAKTRADAEVALADKTLANAKTDQAKARAEDMKQKAAAKAAAATTQFEAAQGDAKPKLDAAAAAKDAAKAAETKKADTQKAATEAKLALEPVSVYISRATQKLYVRRNTHKAWPDGGEVFDSSIEVPVTIRDPDQPIGTHIYTAVARTDSGLRWTEVTIDDGDNAKDALDRVTIPQDVLDRIAPTAVPRSSIIISDEPLSAETNYRTEFVAVLSNQPQGGFITRKPTRPAETDDMVASGEDDGFGFFSPRNWNPQGPTQYGNPQAPTQYGEPQVYGNPQAAPRRRGGQYYYQSQRDWW from the coding sequence ATGATAAATCGAACGACGACGGCGCAGGCCACCGGAGCGATGCGGCGTTGGGGGAATCCCGCCTTTGTGACCTTCGCGGCCATGGTCACATTCGCGTCACTGACCGGCGGCGCCGCGGCCAAGCAGCAGCGCCCCGCGGCGACCGTCGAGGCGACCGCGCCGCGCGCGGCCGGCGAGCCGATCATGGCCATCGTGTCGATCAAGTCCCAGAAGGTCACGTTCTACGATGCCGACGGCTGGATCTACCGCGCGCCGGTGTCGAGCGGCGTCAAGGGACGCGAGACGCCGGCCGGCGTCTTTGCGCTGGTCGAGAAGGACAAGGACCACCACTCGACCATGTATGATGATGCCTGGATGCCGAACATGCAGCGCATCACCTGGAACGGCATCGCGTTGCATGGCGGCCCGCTGCCAGGCTATGCGGCCTCCCACGGCTGCGTCCGCATGCCCTACGACTTTGCCGAGAAGCTGTTCGACAAGACGCAGATCGGCATGCGCGTGATCATCGCGCCGAACGACGCGGCTCCCGTCGATTTCACCCATCCGGCGCTGTTCGTGCCGAACGCACAAGCCATCGCCGCTGCTCCGGCGCGTGCCGAGACCCTGACCCGCGAGGCCGCGGATGCCGCCAAGGCGGCCGACGAGGCGAAGAAGGCCTCCGTGGCCGCGACCAAGGAAGCCGCATTGTTCACGCCGGCCTCCCTGCGTAAGCTGGAAAAGGCCAAGACCCGGGCCGACGCCGAGGTGGCGCTCGCCGACAAGACGCTCGCCAATGCCAAGACCGACCAGGCCAAGGCGCGCGCCGAAGATATGAAACAGAAGGCTGCCGCCAAGGCGGCGGCTGCCACCACGCAGTTCGAAGCAGCCCAAGGCGACGCCAAGCCGAAGCTCGATGCCGCGGCCGCCGCGAAGGACGCCGCCAAGGCCGCCGAGACCAAGAAGGCCGATACCCAGAAGGCGGCCACCGAGGCGAAGCTCGCGCTCGAACCGGTCTCGGTCTACATCAGCCGCGCCACGCAGAAGCTCTACGTCCGGCGCAACACCCACAAGGCGTGGCCGGATGGCGGCGAGGTGTTCGATTCGAGCATCGAGGTTCCCGTCACCATTCGTGATCCGGACCAGCCGATCGGCACGCATATCTATACGGCGGTTGCGCGCACCGACAGCGGCCTGCGCTGGACCGAGGTGACGATCGACGACGGAGACAACGCCAAGGACGCGCTCGACCGCGTCACCATTCCCCAGGATGTGCTGGATCGCATTGCGCCGACCGCGGTGCCGCGCTCGTCGATCATCATCTCGGACGAACCGCTGAGCGCCGAGACCAACTATCGCACCGAGTTCGTCGCTGTCCTGAGCAACCAGCCGCAGGGTGGTTTCATCACGCGCAAGCCGACGCGGCCGGCGGAAACCGACGACATGGTCGCGAGCGGGGAAGATGACGGCTTCGGCTTTTTCTCGCCGCGCAACTGGAATCCGCAGGGGCCGACCCAATACGGCAACCCGCAGGCTCCCACCCAGTACGGCGAGCCGCAGGTTTACGGCAATCCTCAAGCCGCTCCGCGCCGGCGCGGTGGCCAGTACTATTATCAGTCGCAACGCGACTGGTGGTAG
- a CDS encoding class I SAM-dependent methyltransferase, with protein sequence MDVNEERLNSFMGKMVGDFGAALNASLMLVGDKLGLYKTLAQRGPMNASALAKATGTAERYVQEWLSAQAASGYVEYDRSSGEFSMLPEQALALADEDSPVFLGAIGNLVGATFLDEPKITDAFKTGKGVGWNRRSECLFCGTARFFRTSYKHYLVQQWLPALEGVVDKLTKGAVVADIGCGHGVSTRLMAEAFPKSTFYGFDYHDGSIQAAQMSAREAGLSDRVHFETHSAKTFPAKGYDLVCFFDCLHDMGDPVGALRHTRSTLADDGTCMLIEPFANDRLEDNLNPVGRVYYAASTMICTPASLDQEVGLALGAQAGEARLRDVARQGGFSRFRRAAETPFNLILEARP encoded by the coding sequence ATGGATGTCAACGAAGAGCGTCTCAATTCATTCATGGGAAAGATGGTTGGTGACTTTGGGGCCGCCCTGAACGCCTCGCTGATGCTGGTCGGCGACAAGCTGGGCCTCTACAAGACGCTTGCGCAGCGAGGACCGATGAATGCCTCGGCGCTCGCCAAGGCGACCGGAACGGCCGAGCGCTACGTTCAGGAGTGGCTCTCGGCACAGGCCGCCTCCGGCTACGTCGAATATGACAGGAGCTCCGGAGAATTCTCGATGCTGCCCGAGCAGGCACTCGCGCTCGCCGACGAGGACAGCCCGGTGTTCCTCGGCGCCATCGGAAACCTGGTCGGCGCAACCTTTCTCGACGAGCCGAAAATCACCGACGCATTCAAGACCGGCAAGGGAGTAGGCTGGAACAGGCGCAGCGAGTGCCTGTTCTGCGGCACCGCCCGCTTCTTCCGAACGAGTTACAAGCACTATCTGGTCCAGCAATGGCTGCCGGCGCTCGAAGGCGTCGTCGACAAGCTGACGAAAGGCGCCGTCGTCGCTGATATCGGCTGCGGGCACGGCGTCTCGACGCGGCTGATGGCAGAGGCGTTCCCGAAATCAACCTTCTACGGCTTCGACTATCACGACGGCTCGATCCAGGCGGCGCAGATGTCCGCACGGGAGGCGGGACTGTCAGACCGCGTCCACTTCGAAACGCACTCCGCCAAGACATTCCCTGCCAAGGGGTATGATTTGGTGTGCTTCTTTGATTGCCTGCATGACATGGGCGACCCGGTCGGCGCCCTCAGGCATACCCGTTCCACCCTCGCCGACGACGGCACCTGCATGCTGATCGAGCCGTTCGCCAACGATCGGCTGGAGGACAACCTCAATCCGGTCGGGCGCGTCTACTACGCGGCGTCGACGATGATCTGCACACCGGCATCGCTGGACCAGGAGGTCGGTCTTGCACTCGGCGCGCAGGCCGGAGAGGCGCGACTGCGCGACGTGGCACGCCAAGGCGGCTTCTCGCGTTTCCGCCGCGCCGCGGAAACGCCGTTCAACCTGATCCTGGAAGCTCGCCCGTAA
- the glgA gene encoding glycogen synthase GlgA — translation MKVLFVTTEMDDFVRVGGLAAVSAALPRALRPWSDVRIMLPGYRDVVEQFTHIEIVGQCPAHAEMPACTLGRASTKDGLPVYVLLCPQLYDRPGNPYGDESGRDWPDNDIRFGRFASAAAELAAGTLDKNWAADLVHANDWQAALTPAYLAWRQLRIPSILTIHNLAYQGLFPRDSLRRIGAPESSFHIDGLEFYDKLSFLKGGLVYASHLTTVSATYAKEITTAELGCGLEGLLRARSDAAELTGILNGIDESWDPRHCAQLAQPFGAGDWKGKQANADYVRRQFGLAVSRGPIFGLVARLVHQKGVDLVLSAADEIIRDGGQIVVTGSGEPAIEDALVTAHRRRPDAIGVIIGFNDAQARRIFAGSDFTLMPSRFEPCGLSQMYAQRFGSLPIGHQTGGLAETIADGETGFLFAQPSAESFLGGVRRAFDAYRAKDRLNAMRASAMAKSYSWDLSAACYSALYKRLIMPRAA, via the coding sequence TTGAAGGTCTTATTCGTCACGACCGAGATGGACGATTTCGTCCGCGTGGGCGGGCTTGCCGCCGTCTCCGCAGCATTGCCGCGGGCGCTCCGCCCCTGGAGCGACGTCAGGATCATGCTTCCCGGTTACCGGGACGTGGTCGAACAGTTCACACATATTGAAATCGTTGGGCAATGCCCTGCGCACGCAGAGATGCCGGCCTGCACGCTTGGCCGCGCATCGACCAAGGACGGGCTGCCGGTCTACGTGCTGCTGTGTCCGCAGCTCTATGACCGGCCCGGCAATCCCTATGGCGATGAGTCCGGTCGCGACTGGCCCGACAACGACATCCGCTTCGGCCGCTTTGCCTCCGCCGCTGCCGAACTTGCAGCCGGCACGCTGGACAAGAATTGGGCAGCCGACCTCGTGCACGCCAATGACTGGCAGGCCGCGCTCACACCGGCCTACCTCGCCTGGCGTCAACTACGGATTCCGTCGATCCTGACCATCCACAATCTCGCTTATCAGGGCTTGTTTCCGCGGGACTCGCTGCGGCGGATCGGCGCACCGGAAAGCTCATTCCACATTGACGGGCTGGAGTTCTACGACAAGCTCTCCTTCCTCAAGGGCGGCCTCGTCTACGCCTCGCATCTGACCACGGTCAGCGCGACCTATGCGAAGGAAATCACGACCGCTGAGCTCGGCTGCGGGCTGGAGGGCCTGCTCCGCGCCCGCTCCGACGCCGCAGAGCTGACCGGCATCCTGAACGGCATCGACGAGAGCTGGGACCCGCGCCATTGCGCGCAGCTCGCCCAGCCGTTCGGCGCCGGCGACTGGAAGGGCAAGCAGGCCAACGCCGACTATGTCCGCCGGCAATTCGGGCTCGCCGTCTCGCGCGGGCCGATCTTCGGCCTGGTCGCGCGGCTGGTGCATCAGAAGGGCGTCGACCTCGTGCTGTCGGCCGCCGACGAGATCATCCGGGACGGCGGACAGATCGTCGTCACCGGCAGCGGCGAGCCGGCAATCGAGGACGCGCTGGTGACTGCGCATCGGCGGCGACCGGACGCGATCGGCGTCATCATCGGCTTCAACGACGCGCAGGCGCGCCGCATCTTCGCCGGCAGCGACTTCACCCTGATGCCGTCGCGCTTCGAGCCTTGCGGCCTCAGCCAGATGTATGCGCAGCGTTTCGGTTCGTTGCCGATCGGCCACCAGACCGGCGGGCTCGCGGAAACCATCGCCGACGGCGAAACCGGCTTCCTGTTCGCGCAACCGTCGGCGGAGTCTTTCCTCGGCGGCGTCCGGCGCGCGTTCGACGCCTATCGCGCCAAGGACCGCCTCAACGCCATGCGCGCCAGCGCGATGGCCAAGTCCTACAGCTGGGACCTGTCGGCCGCCTGTTACAGCGCGCTGTACAAACGGCTGATCATGCCGCGCGCGGCCTAA
- a CDS encoding CaiB/BaiF CoA-transferase family protein: MTRSFDGLRVLDFSTTIAGPHCTRMLADTGAEVIKIEPAEGETMRTRPPLRNNCSTAFGQLNIGKHSLVLDLKSPAGVEAVRRLIATADVLVENFRPGVMRRLKLDYASVRDINPKLIFCSISGYGQTGPSAELPAYAPVIHAASGYEMAHLAYQPGRSRPDYCGIYHADVLTGVYAFGAISAALYQRAASGKGQHIDVSMLESMLSLTLNELQWSQFEVKQTQRPMFGPIETTDGYVMVAIASEKTFQNLMQVIGRPEWVSDPRFAKYSDRRENWADLMEGVEAWSRAVSTQACLVALNEYGVPSSAYRTVREALADPQIAHRGALAEVEDGGGSFKVLNLPFRMSGATVGARKRMSTLGEHTLSYLKEIGLSDDQIAGFAAQPAKTARS, translated from the coding sequence TTGACACGGAGCTTTGACGGCCTTCGCGTGCTCGATTTTTCGACCACGATCGCCGGACCTCATTGCACGCGGATGCTCGCCGACACGGGCGCGGAGGTGATCAAGATCGAGCCCGCCGAGGGCGAGACGATGCGGACGCGGCCGCCGCTGCGCAACAATTGCTCGACCGCGTTCGGCCAGCTCAATATCGGCAAGCACAGCCTGGTGCTCGACCTGAAGTCGCCGGCCGGCGTCGAGGCCGTGCGCCGGCTGATCGCGACTGCCGACGTGCTGGTGGAGAATTTCCGCCCTGGTGTGATGCGTCGGCTGAAGCTCGATTATGCCTCGGTCCGCGACATCAACCCGAAGCTGATCTTCTGCTCGATCTCGGGCTACGGCCAGACCGGCCCGTCGGCGGAATTGCCGGCCTATGCGCCGGTGATCCATGCCGCCTCGGGCTACGAGATGGCGCATCTTGCCTATCAGCCGGGCCGCTCGCGCCCGGACTATTGCGGCATCTACCACGCCGATGTCCTCACCGGCGTCTATGCGTTCGGCGCGATCTCGGCTGCGCTCTATCAGCGCGCCGCCAGTGGCAAGGGCCAGCATATCGACGTCTCGATGCTGGAATCGATGCTGAGCCTGACCCTGAACGAGTTGCAATGGTCGCAATTCGAGGTGAAGCAGACCCAGCGTCCGATGTTCGGCCCGATCGAAACCACCGACGGTTACGTGATGGTGGCGATCGCCAGCGAGAAGACGTTCCAGAACCTGATGCAGGTGATCGGCCGGCCCGAATGGGTGTCCGACCCGCGCTTCGCCAAATATTCCGATCGGCGGGAGAACTGGGCGGATCTGATGGAGGGCGTCGAGGCGTGGTCGCGCGCGGTCAGCACGCAGGCCTGTCTTGTCGCGCTCAACGAATATGGCGTGCCGTCGTCGGCCTATCGCACCGTGCGCGAGGCGCTCGCCGATCCGCAGATCGCCCATCGCGGTGCACTGGCCGAGGTCGAGGATGGCGGCGGCAGCTTCAAGGTGCTCAACCTGCCGTTCCGGATGTCCGGTGCAACGGTCGGTGCCCGCAAACGGATGTCGACGCTGGGCGAGCACACGCTGTCATACCTGAAGGAGATCGGTCTCTCCGACGATCAGATCGCAGGATTCGCGGCGCAGCCGGCCAAGACCGCACGCAGCTAG
- a CDS encoding ABC transporter substrate-binding protein, which produces MASVVPAHAQKQGGTLTVGQELDIPGFDPLKVGVYDTSANTAAAAIFDTLMTLDDKGEPKPKLALSWEHSEDFKTWTIKLRPGVKFHDGTPFNAQAVKENFDRQKDPANKCRCAFYITSIKSVDVIDDLTVRYNFSDPAVNFPATQSIQSSNNVMQSPTAWKTKGDDYNRNPVGTGPYILKSWTAGDRMVLEKNPDYWDKGKPYLDRIILKPLPDAQSRFASLQSGEADVIWDDEYDADNIVKAQKDKSLTVHTYAGSGAQVYAFNTKAPPFDDVRVRQALVMALDRKKISQAITNGLARPASNPYGDGSWVKCKDDGALPEDINKAKALLKDYGKPVDFKMIVSATPRGRTVGQVLQQIWKRAGANMEIEQVDQATIVPRAFMRQFQLTPWRIVDLADPDPQMYANFHTGSPVALANFSDPELDRLLEHARTTADVAKRTEDYCAVSRLINKEAIWFWTFQNTYYAISSAKVKGVPKMFNGVLDVSDAWKE; this is translated from the coding sequence GTGGCGTCAGTTGTACCCGCCCATGCGCAGAAGCAGGGTGGCACACTGACCGTTGGTCAGGAGCTCGATATCCCCGGCTTCGATCCGCTGAAGGTCGGTGTCTACGATACCTCGGCCAACACCGCGGCCGCCGCGATCTTCGACACGCTGATGACGCTCGACGACAAGGGCGAACCGAAGCCGAAGCTCGCGCTGTCCTGGGAGCATTCCGAAGACTTCAAGACCTGGACCATCAAGCTGCGGCCCGGTGTCAAATTCCACGACGGCACGCCGTTCAATGCGCAGGCGGTCAAGGAGAACTTCGACCGCCAGAAGGACCCGGCCAACAAGTGCCGCTGTGCGTTCTACATCACAAGCATCAAGAGCGTGGACGTCATCGATGACCTCACGGTGCGCTACAATTTCAGCGACCCGGCGGTGAACTTCCCGGCGACGCAATCCATTCAAAGTTCCAACAACGTGATGCAGTCGCCGACGGCCTGGAAGACCAAGGGCGATGACTACAACCGCAATCCCGTCGGCACCGGTCCCTACATCCTGAAATCCTGGACCGCCGGCGACCGCATGGTGCTGGAGAAGAACCCGGACTACTGGGACAAGGGCAAGCCCTATCTCGACCGCATCATCCTGAAGCCGCTGCCGGATGCGCAGTCGCGCTTTGCCTCGCTGCAATCGGGTGAGGCCGACGTCATCTGGGACGACGAGTACGATGCCGACAACATCGTCAAGGCGCAAAAGGACAAGAGCCTGACCGTGCATACCTATGCGGGCTCGGGCGCGCAGGTCTATGCGTTCAATACCAAGGCGCCGCCGTTCGACGACGTCCGCGTCCGGCAGGCGCTGGTGATGGCGCTCGACCGCAAGAAGATTTCGCAGGCGATCACCAATGGCCTGGCGCGGCCGGCCAGCAATCCCTATGGCGACGGCTCCTGGGTGAAGTGCAAGGACGACGGGGCGCTGCCGGAGGACATCAACAAGGCCAAGGCGCTGCTCAAGGACTACGGCAAGCCGGTAGACTTCAAGATGATCGTGTCGGCGACGCCGCGAGGTCGCACCGTCGGCCAGGTGCTGCAACAGATCTGGAAGCGGGCCGGTGCCAACATGGAGATCGAGCAGGTCGATCAGGCCACCATCGTGCCGCGTGCCTTCATGCGCCAGTTCCAGCTGACACCGTGGCGTATCGTCGATCTCGCCGATCCCGATCCGCAGATGTACGCCAATTTCCACACCGGCAGCCCGGTGGCGCTGGCGAACTTCTCCGATCCGGAACTCGACCGGTTGCTCGAGCATGCGCGGACCACCGCCGACGTTGCCAAGCGCACCGAGGACTATTGCGCGGTCAGCCGCCTGATCAACAAGGAAGCCATCTGGTTCTGGACCTTTCAGAACACCTACTATGCGATCTCGAGCGCGAAGGTGAAGGGTGTGCCGAAGATGTTCAACGGGGTGCTCGACGTCTCCGACGCCTGGAAGGAATAG
- a CDS encoding ABC transporter permease — MLFFVARRLLYLVPVLIAVSVLTFVIASLLPGDLAYVILGDQATPENVAALRHDMGLDQPIWLRYLGWLWHILQGDFGRSFRTGQTVWQAVSERIPVSFELMILAELIGLAIGVPLAIACAAKAGSAFDRFMTGSAFGMLSVPTFLSAILLIYLFAVELRILPATGYVPFTEDPVANLRFMVLPALTLGLAEWPGIMRVLRSDMIAALQEDYIALAKAKGLKPSRILFVHALKPSSLTLVTITGINIGRLIGGTVIVESIFALPGIGRLLVGAIYTRDLIILQGVVLLVAAGFVIMNFIVDMLYALLDPRIRHGHA, encoded by the coding sequence ATGCTGTTCTTCGTCGCGCGCAGGCTCCTGTATCTGGTGCCGGTGCTGATCGCGGTCTCGGTTCTGACCTTCGTGATCGCCTCTCTGCTGCCTGGCGATCTGGCCTATGTGATCCTCGGCGATCAGGCGACGCCGGAGAACGTCGCCGCCCTGCGCCACGACATGGGGCTCGATCAGCCGATCTGGCTGCGCTATCTGGGCTGGCTGTGGCACATCCTGCAAGGTGATTTCGGACGATCGTTCCGCACCGGGCAGACCGTGTGGCAGGCCGTCAGCGAGCGCATTCCGGTCTCGTTCGAGCTGATGATACTGGCCGAGCTGATCGGACTTGCGATCGGCGTGCCGCTCGCGATCGCCTGCGCGGCCAAGGCCGGCAGCGCGTTCGACCGCTTCATGACCGGTTCGGCCTTCGGTATGCTGTCGGTGCCGACCTTCCTGTCCGCGATCCTGCTGATCTATCTGTTCGCGGTCGAGCTGCGGATATTGCCGGCGACCGGCTACGTGCCGTTCACCGAGGACCCGGTCGCCAATCTGCGCTTCATGGTGCTGCCGGCACTGACGCTCGGGCTTGCGGAATGGCCCGGCATCATGCGGGTGCTGCGCTCCGACATGATCGCAGCGCTTCAGGAGGACTACATCGCGCTCGCCAAGGCGAAGGGACTGAAGCCGTCGCGCATCCTGTTCGTGCACGCGCTGAAGCCGTCGTCGCTGACGCTCGTTACCATCACCGGCATCAATATCGGCCGGCTGATCGGCGGCACCGTCATCGTCGAATCGATCTTCGCTTTGCCGGGGATCGGCCGTCTGCTGGTCGGTGCGATCTACACCCGCGACCTCATCATCCTGCAAGGCGTGGTGCTGCTGGTTGCCGCGGGCTTCGTGATCATGAATTTCATCGTCGACATGCTGTACGCCCTGCTCGACCCGAGGATCCGCCATGGCCACGCTTGA
- a CDS encoding ABC transporter permease, with translation MATLELSLEDEAGAAPARRRRRLGLLFWFAIGWMVLVFAVAIFADLLPLPSPTDMDMLERRGPISAEHWLGTDGLGRDELSRLIYGARISLIVGLCAPMIGVTIGGALGMLAGYFRGRFESFVVGSMDVLLAFPPLILALAVTAYLGQSIFNLTCILGVLGIPAFMRVARAATLSLARREFVIAAQALGATHTRILLRELLPNVLLPLLAFFLLGVAVTIVVEGSLSFLGLGVPPPISSWGSMIGEGRESLEVAPQLAFIPAIAMFLTVLAFNLIGDTIRALTDPRQGAL, from the coding sequence ATGGCCACGCTTGAGCTCAGCCTCGAGGACGAGGCCGGCGCGGCACCGGCCCGGCGCCGTCGCAGGCTTGGCCTGCTGTTCTGGTTCGCGATCGGCTGGATGGTGCTGGTGTTCGCGGTCGCGATCTTCGCCGACCTGCTGCCGCTGCCGAGCCCGACCGACATGGACATGCTCGAACGAAGGGGGCCGATCTCCGCCGAGCACTGGCTCGGCACCGACGGGCTCGGCCGTGACGAGCTGTCGCGACTGATCTATGGCGCGCGCATCTCGCTGATCGTCGGCCTGTGCGCGCCGATGATCGGGGTCACCATCGGCGGCGCGCTCGGCATGCTCGCCGGCTATTTCCGCGGCCGTTTCGAATCCTTCGTGGTCGGCAGCATGGACGTGCTGCTGGCGTTCCCGCCGCTGATCCTGGCGCTTGCAGTCACCGCCTATCTCGGCCAGTCGATCTTCAACCTGACCTGCATCCTCGGCGTGCTCGGTATTCCCGCCTTCATGCGGGTGGCGCGGGCCGCGACCCTGTCGCTGGCACGGCGCGAATTCGTCATCGCGGCGCAGGCGCTCGGTGCCACGCACACCCGTATCCTGCTGCGCGAGCTGCTGCCCAACGTGCTGTTGCCGCTGCTCGCCTTCTTCCTGCTTGGCGTCGCGGTCACCATCGTGGTCGAGGGATCGCTGTCGTTCCTCGGCCTCGGCGTGCCGCCGCCGATCTCGAGCTGGGGCAGCATGATCGGGGAGGGACGCGAGAGCCTCGAGGTGGCACCACAGCTCGCCTTCATTCCGGCGATCGCGATGTTCCTGACCGTGCTCGCCTTCAACCTGATCGGCGACACCATCCGCGCGCTGACCGACCCCAGGCAGGGTGCGCTATGA
- a CDS encoding ABC transporter ATP-binding protein translates to MSSVLLSVENAVVDLPTPRGNLRAVDHVDLAVGAGRTLGIVGESGCGKTMLSRAILQLLPKKAKLSGRVMFDGQDLTRLSAEKLRKLRGRSLAVVFQDPMTSLNPVLTIGTQLIETIQEHLELDLAQARQRSIELLAAVGIPAPEQRLAQYPHQLSGGMRQRVAIAVALSCEPKLLIADEPTTALDVTIQAQILDLLAREQQRRHMAMIIITHDLGVVAGRTDEVAVMYAGRVVERAPTPALFKRMRMPYTEALLAALPKLDVAPHTPLPAISGRPPDPTRPLKGCSFSPRCRYSAERCGAEKPQLSPAETPEHLYACFHPIAAGVGA, encoded by the coding sequence ATGAGTAGCGTGTTGCTCTCGGTCGAGAATGCGGTCGTCGACCTGCCGACGCCACGCGGCAATCTGCGGGCGGTGGATCATGTCGATCTCGCGGTCGGCGCCGGCAGGACGCTCGGCATCGTCGGTGAATCCGGTTGCGGCAAGACCATGCTGTCGCGCGCGATCCTGCAATTGCTGCCCAAGAAGGCCAAACTGTCCGGCCGCGTGATGTTCGACGGGCAGGACCTGACAAGGTTGTCCGCGGAGAAATTGCGCAAGCTGCGCGGCCGCTCGCTCGCGGTGGTGTTCCAGGACCCGATGACCTCGCTCAATCCGGTGCTGACCATCGGCACCCAGTTGATCGAGACCATCCAGGAACATCTCGAGCTCGATCTCGCCCAGGCGAGGCAGCGCAGCATCGAACTGTTGGCGGCGGTCGGCATTCCCGCGCCCGAGCAGCGGCTGGCGCAATATCCGCACCAGCTCTCAGGCGGCATGCGCCAACGCGTCGCGATCGCAGTTGCACTGTCGTGCGAGCCGAAGCTGCTGATCGCGGACGAGCCGACCACCGCGCTCGATGTCACGATCCAGGCCCAGATCCTCGATCTCCTGGCGCGCGAGCAGCAGCGCCGTCACATGGCGATGATCATCATCACCCATGACCTCGGCGTGGTCGCCGGCCGTACCGATGAGGTCGCGGTGATGTATGCCGGCCGCGTCGTCGAGCGCGCGCCGACGCCTGCCTTGTTCAAGCGGATGCGGATGCCCTACACCGAAGCGCTGCTCGCCGCACTGCCCAAGCTCGACGTCGCGCCGCATACGCCGCTGCCGGCGATCTCGGGGCGGCCGCCAGATCCGACCCGTCCGCTCAAGGGCTGCTCGTTCTCGCCACGCTGCCGCTATTCCGCCGAGCGCTGCGGCGCGGAGAAGCCGCAGCTCAGCCCGGCGGAGACACCGGAGCATCTCTACGCCTGCTTCCATCCGATCGCAGCAGGGGTCGGCGCATGA